In one window of Neisseria subflava DNA:
- a CDS encoding DnaJ domain-containing protein, with protein MEQLNLYEILGVSQDANINVIREAYGKLVANPDIQKDAERFKAIGQAFEVLSHPEKRLAYDAAMQYERQENNTDNFTNMATNVVNTPNSDVKNYVFIAYVTYAVGLLILFTPVVGVIMAYVKRDEAQGSIYASHIDYLIKTFWVSLVGTVLGTFTTLILIGWLILLVTAIWFIYRVVIGLIKLNEDKPVSTQGWF; from the coding sequence ATGGAACAATTAAATTTATACGAAATCTTGGGTGTCTCTCAGGATGCTAATATCAACGTTATTCGCGAGGCTTACGGCAAATTGGTGGCTAATCCGGATATTCAGAAAGATGCGGAGCGGTTTAAAGCCATCGGACAGGCGTTTGAAGTATTGTCTCATCCGGAAAAACGTCTGGCTTATGATGCGGCTATGCAGTACGAGCGTCAGGAAAACAATACCGACAACTTCACTAATATGGCGACAAATGTGGTCAATACGCCCAACTCTGACGTGAAAAACTATGTTTTTATTGCTTATGTTACATACGCTGTGGGCTTATTAATTTTGTTTACCCCTGTTGTCGGTGTGATTATGGCGTATGTTAAACGCGATGAGGCTCAAGGTAGTATTTACGCCAGCCATATCGATTATTTGATTAAGACATTTTGGGTGTCTTTGGTGGGTACGGTTTTGGGAACTTTTACTACACTGATCTTAATTGGTTGGTTGATTCTGTTGGTAACTGCCATTTGGTTTATTTACCGTGTAGTCATCGGACTGATTAAACTGAATGAAGATAAGCCCGTCTCCACTCAAGGATGGTTTTAA